A genomic region of Nymphaea colorata isolate Beijing-Zhang1983 chromosome 2, ASM883128v2, whole genome shotgun sequence contains the following coding sequences:
- the LOC116248732 gene encoding uncharacterized protein LOC116248732: MGVRGQLLAVLVLLTSCLDGNARSLVTFEDIVPQFNYLNLEIIASEDVQNEKVCTLCEQFASQAVYYLGDNQTQTEIVSKLHAACTQLHSFSHQCVALVDYYAPLFFMEVAMVNPEEFCAKVNLCERDFLVSQQKQDGCEICHKAVAEILLKLKDPDTQLEVIEILLKGCEKVEGHVKECKRLVLEYGPLLMTNAEKFLETRDVCRTIRACKAPGSVFTNLPSIIKSALTAGALNEVM, from the exons ATGGGTGTGCGAGGACAACTTTTAGCTGTTCTAGTATTATTGACCAGCTGTTTGGATGGCAACGCTAGAAGTTTGGTAACTTTTGAAGACATTG TGCCACAGTTCAACTATCTGAACCTTGAGATCATAGCTTCTGAAGATGTTCAGAATGAAAAAGTGTGTACATTGTGTGAACAATTTGCATCTCAGGCAGTATATTATCTCGGTGATAACCAGACTCAGACGGAGATAGTCAGCAAGTTGCATGCAGCATGTACACAGTTGCATTCCTTCAGTCATCAG TGTGTCGCACTGGTGGACTATTATGCACCTCTCTTTTTCATGGAAGTTGCTATGGTAAATCCTGAAGAGTTCTGTGCAAAAGTGAATCTGTGTGAGAGAGACTTTTTGGTTTCTCAACAGAAGCAAGATGGCTGCGAGATCTGCCACAAAGCTGTAGCTGAAATTCTTCTCAAGCTGAAAGACCCTGACACTCAG TTGGAAGTAATTGAAATACTTCTCAAGGGATGTGAGAAGGTGGAGGGCCACGTGAAAGAG TGCAAGAGGTTGGTTCTTGAATATGGTCCACTGTTGATGACAAATGCTGAGAAGTTTCTGGAGACCAGAGATGTATGTAGAACCATTCGTGCATGTAAGGCACCTGGATCTGTGTTTACCAATCTCCCCTCCATAATCAAGAGTGCGTTGACTGCTGGAGCTCTTAATGAAGTAATGTGA
- the LOC116248983 gene encoding adenine/guanine permease AZG1: MATALPELSPPGGRWKRALSRLNHGVAKSRVGRYFKLEERRSSFTTEVRAGTATFLTMAYILAVNASVLTDSGGPCSVADCLPLCSVPTIPVSSCSGVSPNGTALSVVQPDDSCKFAPVNPGYSACLDRTRKDLIVATVASSLIGCFIMGTLANLPLALAPGMGTNAYFAYTVVGFHGSGSISYGSALAAVFMEGLLFLLISAFGFRAKLAKLVPKPVRISSAAGIGLFLAFIGLQNSQGVGLVAYSSSTLLTLGACPRSSRASLAPVLTVNGTVSLIPGGTVSGDILCLGHRMESPTFWLGVAGFVLIAYCLVRNIKGAMIYGIIFVTAVSWFRGTSVTAFPNTASGDAAYAYFKKVVDVHKIERTAGALSFAHVGEGQFWVALVTFLYVDILDTTGTLYSMARFAGFTDSNGDFPGQYFAFMSDASSIVVGSLLGTAPVTTFIESSTGIKEGGRTGLTALTTAAYFMLAFFFTPLLASIPAWAIGPPLILVGVLMMRAVVEVDWDDMREAIPAFITMIVMPLTYSVAYGLIGGIGTYIVLHLWDWSHDALLSLSASVKARHQNKNNSNAEAEAGAGNINGNVV; the protein is encoded by the coding sequence ATGGCGACGGCGTTGCCGGAGCTATCGCCGCCCGGCGGCAGATGGAAGAGAGCGTTGAGCAGGCTGAACCACGGTGTGGCCAAGAGTAGAGTCGGCCGCTACTTCAAGCTCGAGGAGCGTAGGTCGAGCTTCACCACCGAGGTCCGGGCGGGGACCGCCACCTTCCTTACCATGGCCTACATCCTCGCTGTCAACGCCAGCGTCCTCACCGACTCCGGCGGACCTTGCTCCGTCGCAGACTGCCTGCCCCTCTGCAGTGTCCCCACTATTCCGGTTTCCTCCTGCTCCGGCGTCTCCCCCAACGGCACCGCCCTCTCCGTCGTCCAGCCCGACGACTCCTGTAAGTTCGCCCCCGTCAACCCGGGCTACTCCGCCTGCCTGGATCGCACGAGGAAGGACCTCATCGTCGCCACCGTCGCGTCGTCGCTCATCGGCTGCTTCATCATGGGCACCCTCGCCAACCTCCCCCTGGCGCTCGCTCCCGGCATGGGAACCAACGCCTACTTCGCCTACACCGTCGTCGGCTTCCACGGCTCCGGCAGCATCTCCTATGGGAGCGCCCTAGCAGCCGTCTTCATGGAAGGCCTACTCTTCCTCCTCATCTCCGCCTTCGGCTTCCGTGCCAAGCTCGCCAAGCTGGTGCCCAAGCCCGTCCGCATCTCCTCCGCCGCCGGGATCGGCCTCTTCCTCGCCTTCATAGGTCTCCAGAACAGCCAGGGCGTCGGCCTCGTCGCCTACAGCTCCTCCACGCTCCTCACGCTCGGCGCGTGTCCTCGCAGCTCCCGGGCCTCCCTCGCGCCCGTCCTCACCGTCAACGGCACCGTCTCGCTCATCCCCGGTGGGACCGTCTCCGGCGACATCCTCTGCCTAGGCCACCGAATGGAGAGCCCCACCTTCTGGCTGGGCGTCGCTGGGTTCGTTCTCATCGCCTACTGCCTCGTCCGCAACATCAAGGGCGCCATGATCTATGGCATCATCTTCGTCACAGCCGTCTCCTGGTTTCGGGGCACGAGCGTGACGGCGTTCCCCAACACCGCCAGCGGAGACGCCGCCTACGCCTACTTCAAGAAGGTGGTCGACGTCCACAAGATTGAGCGGACCGCCGGCGCTCTGAGCTTCGCTCATGTAGGCGAAGGCCAGTTCTGGGTGGCCCTCGTCACCTTCCTCTACGTCGACATACTCGACACCACCGGCACGCTCTACTCCATGGCCAGGTTCGCCGGGTTCACCGACTCCAACGGCGACTTTCCCGGGCAGTACTTCGCTTTCATGAGCGACGCGTCATCCATCGTCGTGGGGTCGTTGCTGGGCACGGCGCCGGTGACGACCTTCATCGAGTCGTCGACGGGGATCAAGGAAGGAGGGCGGACGGGACTGACGGCGCTGACCACGGCGGCTTACTTCATGCTGGCCTTCTTCTTCACACCGCTGCTGGCGTCGATCCCGGCATGGGCGATAGGCCCTCCCCTGATTCTGGTCGGCGTCCTGATGATGAGAGCGGTGGTGGAGGTCGATTGGGACGACATGAGGGAAGCCATCCCGGCCTTCATCACCATGATCGTCATGCCGCTCACCTACTCGGTGGCCTACGGCCTCATCGGCGGCATCGGCACGTACATCGTGCTGCACCTCTGGGACTGGAGCCACGACGCCTTGCTAAGCCTCAGTGCCAGCGTCAAAGCGCGGCACCAGAACAAGAACAACAGCAACGCCGAGGCCGAGGCCGGCGCCGGCAACATCAACGGAAACGTCGTGTAG
- the LOC116247378 gene encoding uncharacterized protein LOC116247378, which produces MCILCVVQKWSRRIATMLPWLVIPLIGLWALSQLLPPALRFEVTSPRLACVLVLLVTLFWYEILMPQLSAWRARRSARLREKRRFEAIEMQKLRKTATRRCRNCLTAYREQNPGGGRFMCSYCGHVSRRPVLEIPGGVLGCKTMEGIGASGIMGDLVGKGGKIWNGKVWTERQGWGGSGNGWFCGDWSENVNWAGGTFPGKSNYWGKSGGVFGSTYLSGDDRCLAEKSYSGVAVFGGRLLGVSLVSIRWLWRKVFRVGSSGEDPSSDSDNRANLRKGEGGLGFQESKGEKARRKAEEKRQARLEREMLEEEERKQREEVARLVEERRRLRDEKTDAEKEHVKGPGLEKDRDSKREKESEKKRHEKAKDRDRLSSTDRSNSEGEEVDKRSSRENEKKREFDRKIDGERKDSSKQSASQAIEVKSPESFRVHGSDTGHGGKGSNNASKVGASRYFDRMRGSFLSSSKALGGSALTPFFGRGVQAGTQTPATKISKPGSGDHVHTHSTDLPVQQPKPTSTSVWDGMLPSRLRAEVIDGNSETSPKRIPACANTSEMHLNEYKTGRPSSGNGDSKSSGVTSQATVHVEPQSGAQLSAPKKSWQHLFSRTKTTSMPPNTKPDSQAIQVEFGASHLPELASPTHSLHNQHSVGFSTPVTIPSIASSSVGGCSMPKHTFEPGSFTLVDPVHDHIVKGESFDDTAYITDPVSLSLLGPVSESLDNFSLDIGAGFLADTPLEKTRTLKKVSTTAEVVRPSPIESPVSKLLPQGCADEVNSSSGQFSCSPRSSDSNGNTHEQGTWHMWDTPPIVQDGLGLIGSPSAWLLPTLNSNQASQDILHPLPHSSVFSQTQFAAEDQLVPCSHSPPSFCSSYGPRTGAFESVGPSLNGEDPWQQKSIFQPLPEGDGHFSQHKQESFLNKEVTCDTATRQAGSQTFEPSPGGWSRNNWVVDQTGNGAANGPPMRPHIGSLFSTPDVQSLWSYK; this is translated from the exons ATGTGTATACTGTGCGTTGTGCAGAAGTGGTCCCGGCGCATTGCGACCATGCTGCCGTGGTTGGTCATCCCTCTGATCGGGCTTTGGGCTCTTTCTCAGCTGCTGCCGCCCGCTCTGAGGTTCGAGGTCACGTCCCCTCGATTGGCTTGCGTTTTGGTTCTGTTGGTTACGTTGTTCTGGTACGAGATCTTGATGCCGCAGTTGTCGGCGTGGCGTGCTCGCAGAAGCGCTCGCCTGAGGGAAAAGAGGCGTTTTGAAGCTATTGAGATGCAGAAGCTGCGGAAGACGGCGACTCGTAGGTGTAGGAATTGCCTGACTGCTTACAGGGAGCAGAATCCCGGTGGGGGTAGGTTCATGTGTTCTTACTGTGGCCATGTTTCTAGGAGGCCGGTTCTGGAGATACCTGGTGGAGTTCTGGGTTGTAAAACCATGGAGGGGATCGGCGCATCAGGTATTATGGGCGACCTAGTTGGAAAGGGTGGGAAAATTTGGAACGGGAAGGTCTGGACGGAACGACAGGGGTGGGGTGGCAGCGGGAACGGGTGGTTCTGCGGCGATTGGTCGGAAAATGTAAATTGGGCAGGAGGAACTTTTCCGGGGAAATCAAACTACTGGGGAAAGAGCGGCGGCGTCTTTGGTAGTACATATCTTAGTGGCGATGACAGGTGTTTGGCGGAGAAATCTTATTCTGGCGTTGCTGTTTTTGGTGGCAGATTGTTGGGTGTTTCCCTAGTGAGTATCAGGTGGCTGTGGAGGAAGGTGTTTAGGGTTGGTTCTTCGGGAGAAGATCCATCTTCCGACTCAGATAACAGAGCTAACTTAAGGAAAGGTGAAGGTGGGTTAGGTTTCCAGGAAAGCAAAGGAGAAAAAGCACGCAGGAAGGCTGAGGAGAAGCGGCAGGCTAGGTTAGAGAGAGAAATGctagaagaggaagaaaggaagcaGAGGGAGGAAGTGGCCAGACTTGtagaagagagaagaagattgcGGGATGAGAAAACGGATGCAGAAAAGGAGCATGTGAAGGGGCCGGGTCTGGAGAAGGATAGAGACAGtaagagggagaaggagagcgAAAAGAAGCGGCATGAGAAAGCCAAAGATAGAGATAGGCTTTCCAGTACCGATAGAAGCAACTCTGAAGGAGAGGAGGTCGATAAACGGAGTAGCAGGGAAAATGAGAAGAAGCGTGAGTTTGATCGAAAGATTGACGGTGAAAGAAAGGACTCGTCAAAGCAGTCTGCGAGTCAAGCCATAGAAGTGAAATCACCTGAAAGCTTCAGGGTTCACGGTTCAGATACAGGGCATGGCGGAAAAGGTTCTAATAATGCCAGCAAGGTTGGTGCCTCCAGATACTTTGACCGTATGAGGGGGTCCTTTTTATCTTCCTCTAAAGCGCTAGGTGGGAGTGCTCTTACCCCATTCTTTGGAAGAGGTGTTCAGGCTGGAACTCAAACTCCTGCAACAAAAATCAGCAAGCCTGGTAGTGGGGATCATGTGCACACACATTCTACTGACTTGCCTGTTCAACAGCCTAAACCTACTTCAACCTCTGTTTGGGATGGAATGCTTCCATCAAGACTTCGTGCTGAGGTCATTGATGGCAACTCTGAAACTTCTCCCAAGCGGATTCCTGCTTGTGCCAATACCTCGGAGATGCATTTGAATGAATACAAGACTGGAAGGCCGTCGTCAGGAAATGGAGATAGTAAAAGCTCCGGTGTCACGTCTCAAGCAACA GTGCATGTGGAGCCACAATCAGGTGCACAGTTGTCAGCCCCAAAGAAATCATGGCAGCATCTCTTTTCAAGGACAAAGACCACATCTATGCCGCCTAACACAAAACCTGATTCACAAGCTATCCAGGTAGAGTTTGGAGCTTCCCATTTACCAGAACTGGCCTCACCAACTCACTCACTGCACAATCAGCATTCAGTTGGATTTTCAACACCAGTAACAATCCCTTCAATTGCAAGTAGCTCTGTGGGTGGTTGCTCAATGCCTAAACACACTTTTGAACCTGGTTCTTTTACCCTGGTTGATCCAGTGCATGATCACATAGTGAAGGGGGAATCATTTGATGACACTGCTTATATAACAGATCCTGTATCTTTGTCTTTGCTGGGTCCTGTTTCAGAATCCCTTGACAATTTCTCTCTAGATATCGGCGCAGGATTTTTAGCTGATACACCACTAGAAAAAACTCGTACACTCAAGAAAGTGTCCACTACAGCTGAAGTTGTCAGGCCTTCCCCAATTGAATCACCTGTCTCTAAGCTTTTGCCTCAAGGATGTGCTGATGAGGTGAATTCCAGTTCTGGCCAGTTTTCATGTAGCCCAAGGTCATCTGATAGTAATGGCAATACACATGAGCAAGGTACGTGGCACATGTGGGATACACCACCTATTGTTCAGGATGGACTAGGTTTAATTGGTAGTCCTTCTGCCTGGCTCTTACCAACATTGAATAGTAATCAAGCTAGCCAGGACATTTTGCACCCTCTACCACATTCATCTGTATTCTCTCAGACACAATTTGCAGCTGAAGATCAGTTAGTTCCTTGTTCACATTCTCCACCGAGCTTTTGCTCCAGTTATGGTCCAAGGACTGGAGCATTTGAATCTGTTGGTCCTAGTTTGAATGGTGAGGATCCATGGCAgcaaaaatccatttttcagcCTCTGCCAGAAGGGGATGGGCATTTTTCTCAGCACAAGCAAGAGAGCTTTCTTAATAAAGAAGTCACTTGTGACACAGCAACCAGACAGGCTGGGAGTCAAACTTTTGAACCATCTCCAGGTGGTTGGTCCAG GAACAACTGGGTTGTGGATCAAACTGGAAATGGTGCTGCGAACGGCCCGCCAATGAGGCCACACATCGGAAGCCTTTTTTCTACTCCAGATGTACAGTCTCTTTGGTCGTATAAATAA
- the LOC116247761 gene encoding uncharacterized protein LOC116247761, whose amino-acid sequence MLSRSRVGSMVSCVVSVHPHEISPLLHSAACFFFVLSAYFVVLPLRDDGAISLGLNNLPELFVGSLVLTLVAAPISTFIFSLPNISKAKALLLIHRFFSLSLVLFFILWYSTSSGPSISFSKSTTLNSSALGEDGKIGSSQIDKPNHVSLNHSGWFYISVRVGLFLWVALLNLVTISCTWARIIDVMDNESGSRLFGFIGAGATLGQLLGSLFAVVMAQLGPFLLLVAALLMEFAALASKGINQNVQDEQRKLSSVSEPIEIHHMEADGHSSQTTLGSSVKSCAATMNPSFFVVLDGLRLIFSSTYLLHICCFLWLSAVVSSCFYFQKVTVVAMTVSKPLYRRRLFAQINSLNALFILVGQLTLTGRILTIAGVASAISATPFVSSLNMIALAIWPTWITVAVCETLRKVVMYVVTRPGRELLFTVVSLDEKYKAKVCIDVIVQRLGDATAAGIYKLLSGAISGSSTAVAFYALPICFLWMVTAFYLGRRQEHLARLQAVPPQ is encoded by the exons ATGCTGTCGCGTAGTCGCGTCGGTTCGATGGTCTCGTGCGTGGTCTCCGTCCACCCGCACGAGATCTCCCCACTTCTCCACTCCGCCGCCTGTTTCTTCTTC gTGTTAAGTGCATACTTTGTTGTTCTTCCATTACGCGATGATGGCGCAATATCCTTGGGCTTGAATAATTTGCCTGAGCTATTTGTGGGATCTTTAGTGCTCACATTGGTTGCTGCTCCTATTTCAACTTTCATCTTTTCATTGCCAAATATTTCTAAAGCAAAG GCGCTGCTTCTGATACACAGGTTCTTTAGCTTATCCCTCgttcttttctttatattatgGTATTCTACTTCTTCTGGaccttcaatttcattttccAAG TCCACGACGTTGAATTCTTCTGCATTAGGAGAGGATGGAAAGATTGGTTCCAGTCAAATTGACAAGCCCAATCATGTTAGTTTGAATCACAGTGGGTGGTTTTACATTTCTGTCAGAGTTGGGTTGTTCTTATGG GTTGCACTTCTTAACCTTGTGACTATCTCTTGCACATGGGCTCGAATAATTGATGTAATGGATAATGAG TCAGGTTCAAGACTGTTTGGGTTCATAGGTGCTGGTGCTACACTTGGTCAGCTACTTGGATCATTATTTGCTGTTGTAATGGCTCAGCTAGGTCCTT TTTTGCTTCTTGTTGCTGCTCTGCTGATGGAATTTGCTGCTTTGGCTTCAAAAGGAATTAACCAAAATGTGCAGGATGAACAAAGGAAGTTATCTTCAGTCAG TGAGCCTATTGAGATTCATCATATGGAAGCGGATGGTCATTCAAGCCAGACTACTCTAGGATCTTCAGTAAAATCATGTGCTGCCACAATGAATCCCAGTTTCTTTGTCGTGCTAGATGGGCTGCGACTAATTTTTTCATCAACTTATTTACTACATATTTGCTGCTTTTTATGGCTAAGTGCAGTTGTATCatcttgtttctattttcag AAAGTAACAGTAGTAGCAATGACCGTCTCTAAGCCTCTTTATAGAAGAAGATTATTTGCTCAAATCAATAGCCTAAATGCTCTGTTTATCCTGGTCGGCCAACTTACTTTAACG GGACGTATTCTTACCATTGCAGGAGTGGCATCTGCAATTTCTGCAActccttttgtttcctctttgaACATGATTGCTCTTGCAATTTGGCCAACATGGATTACCGTGGCTGTTTGTGAGACACTACGTAAG GTAGTGATGTATGTTGTAACAAGACCTGGCAGAGAGCTCCTTTTTACTGTTGTATCGCTGGATGAGAAGTATAAGGCCAAG GTTTGTATAGATGTTATTGTTCAAAGGCTTGGAGATGCGACAGCAGCAGGAATCTACAAGCTGCTTTCTGGTGCCATTAGTGGCTCAAGCACTGCAGTTGCTTTTTATGCATTGCCA ATTTGCTTCTTGTGGATGGTCACTGCATTTTATTTAGGGCGTCGACAAGAACATCTCGCCAGACTTCAAGCAGTTCCCCCACAATAG